One Ascaphus truei isolate aAscTru1 chromosome 9, aAscTru1.hap1, whole genome shotgun sequence genomic region harbors:
- the BAG5 gene encoding BAG family molecular chaperone regulator 5, which yields MAMGNQHASITALQEIQMKVKDIEQQVATFSGLPSHPEYRRLERALTNQLFEIESIDTEGKSNIQQARVRAAQETERVLKELEQNANHPCRLEIEKIFKEVQNLVAQEMTPLYEGGKCITDEFEEGIQNILMRLTQVKTEGKVPLRKARYRTLTKVLAIQEILENCLKQQILCLPLSTETHPSVSKINSVMCDVNKARRSLIALLAGVNVNETYRHLSCVLTGLIADLDALDVSGHTEVRNYRKEVVGEINSLFKYLDLEEEAEMTRAYDLAQNQSIVKIEEIRQSTTQIRSHLLERFQNVSDIHLGTKAELQGLIVQLDEVSAGKNPCIREARRRAVVEVQVVITYIDLKEALERRQNIDQSNAEHPSHLAVWNVLGNLSELQKEVLSFDGKRADKNYMILEEFITKQLLALDAIDSLGDERSKTARKQAVKLANNILSYLDMKTDEWEY from the coding sequence ATGGCTATGGGGAATCAACATGCCTCAATCACGGCCCTCCAAGAAATACAGATGAAGGTCAAAGATATTGAGCAACAAGTGGCTACATTCAGTGGTCTACCCAGTCATCCAGAATACAGGAGGCTGGAGAGAGCTTTGACTAACCAACTCTTTGAAATCGAATCTATTGACACAGAGGGGAAGAGCAACATTCAGCAAGCTAGAGTGAGAGCCGCTCAGGAGACAGAGCGAGTTCTAAAAGAACTAGAGCAGAATGCAAACCATCCGTGCAGGCTGGAAATAGAGAAGATTTTTAAAGAAGTCCAAAATCTGGTAGCACAAGAAATGACACCCTTGTACGAAGGAGGGAAATGCATCACCGATGAGTTTGAGGAAGGCATTCAAAACATCTTAATGAGACTAACCCAGGTAAAAACAGAGGGCAAAGTACCTTTAAGAAAAGCTAGGTACCGCACTTTAACCAAAGTCCTTGCCATTCAAGAAATTCTAGAAAATTGTTTAAAGCAACAGatactgtgtctccctctctcgacAGAGACGCACCCATCTGTCTCTAAAATTAACTCTGTTATGTGTGACGTGAACAAGGCCAGGAGGAGTCTCATAGCACTTCTAGCCGGTGTAAATGTTAACGAGACCTACCGGCACTTATCCTGCGTTCTCACCGGCTTAATTGCAGACCTGGATGCTCTGGATGTTTCTGGACACACCGAAGTGAGGAACTACAGAAAGGAGGTGGTGGGAGAAATCAACAGCTTGTTCAAATATTTGGATCTGGAAGAGGAAGCCGAGATGACCAGAGCGTACGATCTGGCCCAGAATCAGTCGATCGTAAAAATAGAAGAAATTCGCCAAAGTACAACACAGATAAGAAGCCATCTTTTAGAAAGGTTTCAGAATGTGTCGGATATTCATTTGGGAACTAAAGCAGAGCTGCAGGGTCTTATTGTCCAGTTGGATGAGGTGAGCGCAGGGAAGAATCCATGCATTCGAGAAGCCAGGAGAAGAGCAGTGGTTGAAGTCCAAGTTGTTATCACATACATTGACCTAAAGGAAGCTCTTGAAAGGAGGCAGAACATTGATCAGAGTAATGCAGAACACCCCTCGCATTTAGCTGTGTGGAATGTTCTTGGGAACTTGTCAGAACTTCAGAAAGAAGTCCTCTCCTTTGATGGCAAAAGAGCTGATAAGAATTACATGATTTTGGAAGAGTTCATTACCAAGCAACTGCTCGCCCTTGATGCCATTGATTCCCTAGGCGATGAGCGTTCAAAGACGGCAAGAAAACAAGCAGTAAAGTTAGCAAATAATATCCTAAGCTACTTAGATATGAAAACCGATGAGTGGGAATACTAA
- the COA8 gene encoding cytochrome c oxidase assembly factor 8 isoform X2, with protein MAGAALRGMWLRPLCARTLLSRQGHAAASGARSDPAKTISFCPPADSKYDWIGPPDRYSNLRTIKYYIPKNESELERKLRELRQETQDWNAIFWANHNLTFIKEKEEFIISRLKALGLEERDEEGRKRTLNAEEMADFYRDFLSKNFTKHACYNRDWYKLNFTITFLMGRVAILRSWKKLGWKKGTMEN; from the exons ATGGCGGGGGCTGCGCTGCGTGGGATGTGGCTGCGCCCTCTCTGCGCTCGGACCCTCCTCTCCCGCCAGGGGCATGCTGCGGCCTCAGGGGCACGGTCTGACCCGGCCAAG ACCATAAGCTTCTGCCCTCCTGCTGACTCCAAATATGATTGGATCGGTCCTCCTGACAGATACTCCAATCTGAGGACAATAAAATACTATATTCCAAAGAATGAATCTGAACTGGAGAGAAAGCTTAGGGAATTACGACAAGAAACACAAGATTGGAATGCCATTTTTTGGGCAAATCACAATCTGACATTCATTAAG GAAAAAGAAGAATTTATTATTTCAAGATTAAAAGCTTTGGGGCTGGAAGAAAGAGACGAAGAGG GACGGAAAAGAACGCTGAATGCAGAGGAAATGGCAGATTTTTACAGGGATTTTCTTAGCAAAAACTTTACAAAACATGCATGCTACAACAG AGATTGGTATAAACTGAATTTTACAATAACATTTCTCATGGGACGAGTCGCAATTCTCAGATCTTGGAAGAAGCTTGGCTGGAAAAAGGGGACGATGGAAAATTAA
- the COA8 gene encoding cytochrome c oxidase assembly factor 8 isoform X3, producing MALHILNVAELAMTISFCPPADSKYDWIGPPDRYSNLRTIKYYIPKNESELERKLRELRQETQDWNAIFWANHNLTFIKEKEEFIISRLKALGLEERDEEGRKRTLNAEEMADFYRDFLSKNFTKHACYNRDWYKLNFTITFLMGRVAILRSWKKLGWKKGTMEN from the exons ATGGCATTGCATATACTTAACGTGGCAGAACTGGCAATG ACCATAAGCTTCTGCCCTCCTGCTGACTCCAAATATGATTGGATCGGTCCTCCTGACAGATACTCCAATCTGAGGACAATAAAATACTATATTCCAAAGAATGAATCTGAACTGGAGAGAAAGCTTAGGGAATTACGACAAGAAACACAAGATTGGAATGCCATTTTTTGGGCAAATCACAATCTGACATTCATTAAG GAAAAAGAAGAATTTATTATTTCAAGATTAAAAGCTTTGGGGCTGGAAGAAAGAGACGAAGAGG GACGGAAAAGAACGCTGAATGCAGAGGAAATGGCAGATTTTTACAGGGATTTTCTTAGCAAAAACTTTACAAAACATGCATGCTACAACAG AGATTGGTATAAACTGAATTTTACAATAACATTTCTCATGGGACGAGTCGCAATTCTCAGATCTTGGAAGAAGCTTGGCTGGAAAAAGGGGACGATGGAAAATTAA
- the COA8 gene encoding cytochrome c oxidase assembly factor 8 isoform X1, which translates to MAGAALRGMWLRPLCARTLLSRQGHAAASGARSDPAKPLLASPPGPRTASRFTAKTISFCPPADSKYDWIGPPDRYSNLRTIKYYIPKNESELERKLRELRQETQDWNAIFWANHNLTFIKEKEEFIISRLKALGLEERDEEGRKRTLNAEEMADFYRDFLSKNFTKHACYNRDWYKLNFTITFLMGRVAILRSWKKLGWKKGTMEN; encoded by the exons ATGGCGGGGGCTGCGCTGCGTGGGATGTGGCTGCGCCCTCTCTGCGCTCGGACCCTCCTCTCCCGCCAGGGGCATGCTGCGGCCTCAGGGGCACGGTCTGACCCGGCCAAG CCGCTACTCGCATCGCCACCAGGACCTCGCACCGCCAGCCGCTTCACCGCCAaa ACCATAAGCTTCTGCCCTCCTGCTGACTCCAAATATGATTGGATCGGTCCTCCTGACAGATACTCCAATCTGAGGACAATAAAATACTATATTCCAAAGAATGAATCTGAACTGGAGAGAAAGCTTAGGGAATTACGACAAGAAACACAAGATTGGAATGCCATTTTTTGGGCAAATCACAATCTGACATTCATTAAG GAAAAAGAAGAATTTATTATTTCAAGATTAAAAGCTTTGGGGCTGGAAGAAAGAGACGAAGAGG GACGGAAAAGAACGCTGAATGCAGAGGAAATGGCAGATTTTTACAGGGATTTTCTTAGCAAAAACTTTACAAAACATGCATGCTACAACAG AGATTGGTATAAACTGAATTTTACAATAACATTTCTCATGGGACGAGTCGCAATTCTCAGATCTTGGAAGAAGCTTGGCTGGAAAAAGGGGACGATGGAAAATTAA